Proteins from a single region of Neodiprion virginianus isolate iyNeoVirg1 chromosome 4, iyNeoVirg1.1, whole genome shotgun sequence:
- the LOC124301892 gene encoding 45 kDa calcium-binding protein, producing the protein MVSRCGLCCRGGNFFSLVFLRWTIAIPIVIYFSLFFVNYSKRMPLKSLESLEDAVKNTGEALQLQSISFDDEPRSSSTGATSSGGRVKNSKKNYKHLGIDQRDEKLIEEVEKLENLQEPKDLLTEIFQRADTDDNQLLDIRELAKWIHAKIKEHVNRAMTDNIGLFTAIDNNPRNGEVSWDEYHAHFLKTHGFSEEYINSHNKRHPELSRTLKESIMRDRARWAEAARNDPERLALDEFLAFTHPESSHRALLQMVEDLFEKFDRDGDEQLTEDEFAGLPSDGVGLDLGDDHEKPIPGSDDRRKEFKHLIDKNKDGRADRVELLMYIDPRNPRHAIQEAQQLIALSDANEDGNLSLPEILNKIDLFLGSKMVDTEKSFHDEFR; encoded by the exons ATGGTTTCGCGGTGCGGATTATGCTGCAGggggggaaattttttcagtctGGTGTTTCTCAGGTGGACGATAGCGATACCCATTGTGATATACTTCTCCCTGTTCTTCGTGAATTACAGTAAAAGAATGCCGCTGAAGAGTCTCGAGTCGTTGGAAGATGCGGTGAAGAACACCGGCGAAGCACTCCAACTACAGAGTATTTCTTTTGACGATGAGCCGAGAAGCTCGTCCACTGGGGCAACCAGTTCCGGAGGTAGGGTtaagaattcgaaaaaaaactacaaGCACCTCGGCATCGACCAGAGAGACGAGAAACTCATCGAGGAGGTTGAGAAGCTCGAGAATCTCCAGGAGCCCAAAGATTTACTGACCGAAATATTTCAAAGGGCAGACACCGACGACAACCAGCTTCTCGACATCCGGGAACTGGCCAAATGGATCCACGCAAAGATCAAGGAACACGTCAACAGAGCCATGACCGATAACATCGGCCTCTTCACTGCCATCGACAATAATCCCAGAAATG GCGAGGTATCCTGGGACGAGTATCACGCGCACTTTTTGAAGACCCACGGCTTCTCCGAGGAGTACATAAACTCCCATAACAAGCGGCATCCCGAGCTGTCGAGGACCCTGAAGGAGAGCATAATGCGTGACAGAGCGAGATGGGCTGAAGCCGCGAGGAACGACCCGGAGCGACTGGCCCTCGACGAATTCCTGGCCTTCACACACCCCGAAAGCAGCCATCGAGCGCTGTTGCAGATGGTCGAGGACCTCTTCGAGAAATTTG ATCGCGACGGGGACGAGCAGCTCACCGAGGACGAGTTTGCCGGCCTGCCGAGCGACGGTGTGGGGCTGGACCTCGGCGATGACCACGAAAAGCCGATACCGGGTAGCGATGACCGGCGAAAGGAGTTCAAGCACCTCATCGACAAGAACAAAGACGGGCGAGCGGATCGCGTCGAGCTTTTG ATGTACATCGATCCCAGGAACCCGCGTCACGCGATTCAAGAGGCACAGCAGCTGATTGCGCTCTCGGACGCGAACGAGGACGGGAACTTGAGTCTCCCGGAAATACTGAACAAGATCGACTTGTTCCTCGGTAGTAAAATGGTCGACACGGAGAAGAGCTTTCACGATGAGTTTCGATAA
- the LOC124301887 gene encoding sodium-coupled monocarboxylate transporter 1: MAKINRQLLILFIGLSVSSAEQRRLSPQMDGQVLEERSELLHYFSWADYAVLATMLIVSCGIGLFYGFFTTKQETSEDFLLGGSSMGTFPMAMSLAASFITAIELLGNPAEMYSQGTEFWMTSVAFVLVIPITSQLYLPVYMKLRLTSSYEYLNLRFNRHCRLLASLLYMVQMVLYTSVAVYAPALALSRVTGLNTYIAVTVVYVVCIFYASQGGMKAVIMTDTFQAGVLLGSIFLILGYGMTWAGGPAVIWKDSERTGRLEFFNMDPSPTVRHSFWSVVVGGTFYWATMFCSNQASVQKYLSVETIGQARTALWVSSAGLILIYTVNFLTGMTLYSVYKLCDPLQAGYITASDQLLPFYVMNFMGVLNGVPGFFVAGIFAASLGTVASALNSLAAITCEDILQGLFRIALPPSRGAVYARWISIFFGVVSFALVFIVERLGGVLEVALSFNGMVGGVTLGLFSLGMFVPWANAKGAMSGALTGLTLVLWVGLGAQIASLNGQIHVESKPVSTANCSSALNKTTSSFLRDKDDEDNDDEVFALYRVSYLWYSMIGCLTTIVVGVMVSFATGPQNLDELNDDLLSPPVQMLVNKRFGKSRKKNLEGISNFALDMEDEKISAKRGSK, translated from the exons atggcCAAGATCAATCGACAGCTACTGATTCTCTTCATTGGACTCTCGGTGTCGTCCGCCGAGCAGCGAAGGCTTTCGCCACAGATGGACGGTCAGGTTCTGGAGGAGCGATCGGAGCTACTTCACTACTTCAGTTGGGCCGATTACGCCGTCCTTGCCACGATGCTCATCGTCTCCTGCGGCATCGGACTGTTCTATGGCTTCTTCACAACGAAACAAGAGACCAGCGAAGACTTCTTGCTCGGTGGCTCCAGCATGGGAACCTTTCCCATGGCCATGTCTCTGGCCGCCAGTTTCATCACTGCTATTGAACTTCTTGGAAATCCTGCCGAGATGTATAGTCAG GGAACCGAATTCTGGATGACTTCGGTCGCCTTCGTGCTGGTGATTCCCATTACTTCGCAGCTTTACCTCCCCGTCTACATGAAGCTGAGGCTGACTTCGAGTtacgaatatttgaatttaaggTTCAACAGGCACTGTAGACTGCTGGCCAGTCTTTTGTACATGGTGCAAATGGTGCTGTACACTTCGGTGGCTGTTTATGCACCTGCGTTAGCCTTAAGCCGCG TCACGGGACTCAACACCTACATTGCCGTCACCGTGGTTTACGTTGTCTGCATCTTTTACGCATCTCAG GGCGGTATGAAAGCAGTGATAATGACGGACACCTTCCAAGCCGGAGTTCTTCTGGGTTCCATATTTTTGATCCTTGGTTACGGGATGACCTGGGCTGGAGGACCCGCGGTGATATGGAAGGACAGCGAGCGAACGGGTCGGCTGGAGTTCTTCAACATGGATCCATCGCCCACAGTTCGTCACAGTTTCTGGAGCGTCGTTGTGGGCGGGACGTTTTACTGGGCGACAATGTTCTGCAGCAACCAGGCTTCGGTCCAGAAGTACCTCAGCGTCGAGACGATCGGCCAGGCGCGAAC GGCACTCTGGGTCAGCTCAGCCGGTCTGATCTTAATCTATACAGTAAACTTTTTAACCGGAATGACGTTGTACAGCGTGTACAAACTCTGCGATCCGCTCCAAGCCGGCTACATAACAGCGAGCGATCAGCTCCTTCCGTTCTACGTGATGAACTTCATGGGAGTGCTTAACGGTGTCCCCGGGTTCTTCGTAGCCGGAATATTCGCGGCCTCTTTAGG GACCGTAGCCAGTGCGCTAAATTCTCTAGCCGCGATCACATGCGAGGATATACTCCAAGGCTTGTTTAGAATCGCTTTACCGCCTAGTCGTGGTGCCGTTTACGCCCGGTGGATCAGCATCTTTTTCGGCGTGGTCAGCTTCGCTCTGGTCTTCATCGTCGAGAGGCTTGGTGGTGTTTTGGAG GTGGCCTTGTCCTTCAACGGTATGGTGGGCGGTGTGACGCTGGGTCTCTTCTCCCTGGGGATGTTTGTGCCCTGGGCAAACGCTAAGGGCGCGATGTCTGGGGCTCTGACGGGACTGACTCTGGTGTTGTGGGTTGGTTTGGGAGCGCAGATTGCGTCTTTAAACGGGCAGATACACGTCGAGTCGAAGCCAGTGTCAACCGCCAACTGTTCATCAGCGTTAAACAAAACGACTTCTAGCTTCCTACGAGACAAAGACGACGAGGATAATGACGATGAGGTCTTCGCTCTGTACAGA GTGAGCTACTTGTGGTACAGCATGATCGGCTGCTTGACTACGATCGTGGTTGGCGTGATGGTCAGCTTCGCAACGGGGCCGCAGAATCTCGATGAACTGAATGACGATCTGCTGAGCCCGCCAGTGCAGATGCTGGTGAACAAGAGGTTTgggaaatcgcgaaaaaaaaatttagaggGAATATCGAACTTCGCACTGGACATGGAGGACGAGAAGATCAGTGCAAAGCGAGGTTCAAAGTAA